AGCTCCCGCCACTGCTTCACCGCCGTGTCAAACGGCAGAACGGGATTTTCAAAATTATAATAGACCTGCGGGCAGATGTAATCGATATACCCGCCGGCACTGCACCACGAAACGACATCCGCGCCCATTTTCAGGTCGTTCTGGATGTTTCCCTGCGGCGAGATCCCGAACACCACCTTCGGCTTTGCTTCTTTGATCTCTTTGTAGGTCAGCGAAACAAGGGCGTTGATATTGGCCTGGCGCCATTCGGACAGGCCCAGCGCCGAGCCGCTTTTGTTCGCCTGGCTCAGGTACGCCCCGTAGGAGCCGGTATCGAAGACGCTGCTTTCCGTGGGATAGAAATAATCGTCGAACTGAATCCCGTCCACGTCGTATTTTTCCACGATCTCCTTCACCCCGTTGGCGATCAGCTCCCGCACCTTGGGATAGGCGGGATTATAGTAGATGCCGCTGTCGAGCTGAACCGTCCAGCCCTTGACGCCCTCTTCCTTCCAGCGGCTGTACGGGTTGCTCTGGGCGAGGATCGACGGCGTGCTGCTCGTCTGGATCCGCAGCGGGTTGACCCACGCGTGGATTTTCAAGCCGGCTGCGTGCGCGGCCTTCACCATGTATTCCAGCGGGTCGTACCCGGGGTTGACCCCCTGCGTGCCCGTGAGGATGTGCGACCACGGGAAATACTGCGAAGGGTAAAGCGCGTCGCCGAACGGCCGTACATGGACGATCAGGGTGTTCAGGCCCTTCTCCTTCGCGCCGGAGACGATCGCGTCGAATTTTTTGTGGAACGCCGTCTCGCTCTGATCTTTTTCCCCGTTCATGGCAAGGCTCATATAGGGGACCCAGACGGCGCGCATCTCGTCCCCGGACGCGGCGGGGGCGGAAGAATTTTCCCCGAAGATCCCGGCGGATGCCGGGGGCAGGGATTCCGTCTGCAGGGTTCCCGTCTTTCCTTCCGTTTTCATCGAAAGGAACACCGCGCCCGCCAGAAAAACGACGGCGGACAGCACCGCCCCGTATCGTTTCATCAAACTGCTCATTTCCGCAATCCTTTCTCTTTTTACAGCAATTCCACTGATGACCGCGAACCCGGATCTGTTCCTCCGGATGTTCGGTTCTTCTCTATTATTTATAGTGCGCGACGGTCCCGAAAAAGACCTGTCCCGGCTGTAAATCTTCTGTAAACAAAACGAACGGAGGAAACCCGAATGCCCCAGCAGCTTCTGACCGCATATTTCTGCCTGATCAGCCTGATCGCCGTGCTGACCGCGGTTTCGGA
This window of the Ruminococcaceae bacterium BL-6 genome carries:
- a CDS encoding GHL10 domain-containing protein, translated to MSSLMKRYGAVLSAVVFLAGAVFLSMKTEGKTGTLQTESLPPASAGIFGENSSAPAASGDEMRAVWVPYMSLAMNGEKDQSETAFHKKFDAIVSGAKEKGLNTLIVHVRPFGDALYPSQYFPWSHILTGTQGVNPGYDPLEYMVKAAHAAGLKIHAWVNPLRIQTSSTPSILAQSNPYSRWKEEGVKGWTVQLDSGIYYNPAYPKVRELIANGVKEIVEKYDVDGIQFDDYFYPTESSVFDTGSYGAYLSQANKSGSALGLSEWRQANINALVSLTYKEIKEAKPKVVFGISPQGNIQNDLKMGADVVSWCSAGGYIDYICPQVYYNFENPVLPFDTAVKQWRELVTHSGVKLYYGLALYKAGSDADSGTWQKSSDILSKQVQLARQSGGSGFMFYSWDYFNSDQTKEEVQNVIKLLN